The genomic interval CAAACCAGCGATGGCGGCTGGTCGCGATGTTGTCCCAAGCGATACGATTGAATTCAGTCGGCTCCACAGGCGTACTCATCTCTTGATCAGCATCAGACGACAATGGCCGCAGAAGTGAGCGGGAACGCGAAAGCCGAATCCAGACTTGGAGTTCGCGATTTTTCTGCCTCCGGTCAAGAAGGTTTGAACTGGGTTGTCAGAATACGAACGCCACCTGATCGCTGCGGATGACGACAAGTCACCGTCGTCCATTTGTTGTCCACACTGGGGACAAGGGACGAAAGACTGCTCCGGTAACACAGTTGGTGGGGCGTAGGGTGAATTTTGATTCTCGTGATTCATTGCACATCGACCATTTCTTTTGATTCACTCGCCACCAAAAACGCACTCGCCTTGAAGTGAATTTTTATCACTGAAAGGTTGTGATAGGCATGACGAAAATCTTTCCGTCACCGATGCGACCACTGCGTGCCACTGCGTTGATCTTTTCCAGCGTTTCCTCAAGACGAGAATCATCGACCCACATGGTGATCTCGACCTTCGGCACGAAGGCTTCGGAGTACTCTGTCTCTTGGTACTCGTCCAAGTAGGTCTTTTGCCTGCCGTAGCCTTTGACTTCCGTCACCGTCAGTGCCTCCAACGGAGCGCGACGCAGGGCAGCGAGAACGTTCTCCGCGAGATGCGGTCTGACGACGGTGATAATTTGTTTCATTTTTGGCAGACATGGATGGAGGACGCTGCGGTCAAGGATAACGGCTGCGAAAACGAATCACCAGTGCGTGGCAACGCCGTGCCGCCGATCGCATACAATTCTGCGGACTCGATGAAGTTTTCGCCCCCGCCGCCCTGTTCCCGAGCGTCCTGTTCCCACCATGCCCGACCCGTATTCCTCGCCTGACCCGGTTGCCGACGAAGTCGATCCGTCATCCGATGCTGCCGCCCCTGGACTCTTGACGCGACTGCGACGCATCGGACCGGCGATCATCGTCGCGGCGGTCGTTTTGGGCCCCGGCAGCATCGTCAGTGCCAGTCGTGTGGGATGTCAGTATGGCTACGACTTGCTGTGGCTGGTGCCCTTGGCTGGTTTGTTGATGACCGCGATGACGATCGCAGCCATGGCCAACGGCGCATTGCATCCCGAGACTCCTTGCTCGGCCGTTGCCAAGCGTTTCGGCAGACCGGCGGCTTGGATGGTCGGTGGTTCGATGCTGGTCGCGGTCACGATGTTTCAAGCGTCC from Stieleria varia carries:
- a CDS encoding PF20097 family protein — encoded protein: MNHENQNSPYAPPTVLPEQSFVPCPQCGQQMDDGDLSSSAAIRWRSYSDNPVQTFLTGGRKIANSKSGFGFRVPAHFCGHCRLMLIKR
- a CDS encoding P-II family nitrogen regulator, which translates into the protein MKQIITVVRPHLAENVLAALRRAPLEALTVTEVKGYGRQKTYLDEYQETEYSEAFVPKVEITMWVDDSRLEETLEKINAVARSGRIGDGKIFVMPITTFQ